Genomic DNA from Chitinivibrionia bacterium:
AAATTGTTGGTATTATTGCAGTCTGTTGCAGTCAAATAGGCGTTAGGAAGCAAACCGTCTGCCAAAAACGAATTGTCGTTAAACGGTAATACTTTTATAAATTTTTCGCCATCATAGTATTTTGTTAATACTTTATGAATGTCTTCTGCGTCCACATCTTTTTTCAAAAGTCGGTTTTCAAGACCTATGCTGACAAGCATTCCCTGTTCGATATCGCCGAGTATCGGATAAAAAATCGGTGCGTTGTTAAGTCCTGCGACCGCTACAAGTTCGGGGATATGTTTGTGTTTTAAGCTGAGAGCGTAAGGTCGCACAGCCCAAGAAATGTCATTTTTATCGCGATTGTTATAATTTTCAATCATTTGCCGTCCGCCGCCGCTGTAGCCTGTAATGGACGTTATAAAAAACGGATAATCGTTCGCCGCAATTCCTTCGCAGATTATAGGTTTTATAATAGAAAGCGCGCCTGTCGGATGGCAACCGGGGTTGGCTACCCGCATTGCCTCGCGTATTTTTTTGCGTTGCGATGAGTCGGCAAAAACTCCGAGCATAGAATCTTTCAATTCGGGAAATCCGTAAACCCAACCGTCTGCAGTTCTGTGCGCAGTGCTTGTGTCAAGAATTTTTACGTTGTGCGGTACCGCTTTTGCCGCTTCTACAGCCGCGTCGTCTGGCAGGCACAAAACAACCAAATCAACCTGCGAATACAAATCTTTTTTCTTGTTGATGTCTTTTCGGTGTTCTTCAGAAATTTCTACAACTTCGATTTTGTCGTGGTTTTTTAATATCTCGCGAATTTTAAGCCCCGTCGTCCCTGCTTGTCCGTCAATAAATACTTTTTTTTTCATTTTTTCTCCGAATTGTGTCATTTT
This window encodes:
- the argC gene encoding N-acetyl-gamma-glutamyl-phosphate reductase, which gives rise to MKKKVFIDGQAGTTGLKIREILKNHDKIEVVEISEEHRKDINKKKDLYSQVDLVVLCLPDDAAVEAAKAVPHNVKILDTSTAHRTADGWVYGFPELKDSMLGVFADSSQRKKIREAMRVANPGCHPTGALSIIKPIICEGIAANDYPFFITSITGYSGGGRQMIENYNNRDKNDISWAVRPYALSLKHKHIPELVAVAGLNNAPIFYPILGDIEQGMLVSIGLENRLLKKDVDAEDIHKVLTKYYDGEKFIKVLPFNDNSFLADGLLPNAYLTATDCNNTNNLQIMVFGNETQTLIIARLDNLGKGASGAAVQNLNLMLGFDEDDGGI